The Hymenobacter sp. DG25A nucleotide sequence ATTTCCAGCTCCGTGTTCAGGCGGCTCTGAATAATTTTGATGGTGTTCAGCAGCTTGCCCAGACCTTCCAACGCAAAGTACTCGCACTGCACCGGAATGATAACGGAGTGAGCAGCCGTGAGGGCATTCACCGTAATCAGGCCCAAGGAAGGCGAGCAGTCAATGATGATGAAGTCGTACTGATCGGCCAGGGGGCGCAGGGCCTCCTTCATCCGTTCTTCGCGGTTGGGCAGGTTAATCATCTCCACCTCAGCGCCTACCAAATCAATGTGGGAGGGCATCAGGTCGAGGTGGGGCAGTACGTGGGTGGTCAGGATAATATCCTGGGCATTAATGCCATCCACCATGCACTCGTAAATGCTGTTCTGAATGTCTTTGGGGTCGAAGCCGACGCCAGAGGTGGCGTTAGCCTGAGGGTCGGCGTCTACCAGCAAGGTGCGATATTCCAGCGCTGCCAGCGAGGCCGCGAGGTTAATCGAGGAGGTGGTTTTGCCCACCCCGCCTTTCTGATTGGCTACCGCAATAATTTTTCCCATTTGCTTGCACTATTAGCCGTTGGCTGCCAGCTGGTTGGTAAGAGAATGTCGCAAAGTAAGCCGATAACCAGAGGCTTCAGCCGACTGCTAGTTTATGACAAAATAAGGGTTTCACCAAGGCGCCGCAGCACCGGTTCTCCTCAGGCAGGAGAGGCAAGTGCGGTGGGCTAACGGAGAAAAGCTGCTGGCCAAAACACAATGGCTAACCCCTGAACCCTTACACTTGCACAAATATACACGCTTTCACCTTTCCCATGATTCCGTTTTCGCGTTGCTTTTCCCGGATGGTCTTTCTGCTGCTTCCTGCCCTGGCTGGCTGCGGCGGGAATAAGCAAACCACCGATGCCCGACGCGTATTCCGCTACAACCAGCCCGAGGCGCTAACCTCCCTGGACCCGGCTTTTGCCCGCAACCAGGCCAACATCTGGGCTACCACGCAGCTCTACAACGGGCTGGTAGAGCTGGATGAGCAGCTCAAGCCCGGCCCTTCCATTGCCCGCGGCTACAGCATCTCGCCCAATGGCCGCCAGTATACCTTCACGCTGCGCCCCAATGTGTTTTTTCACGATTCCGAGGTGTTTGCCAATGGCAAAGGCCGCCGGGTAACGGCCCAGGATTTCGTGTACAGCTTCCGGCGCCTGCTGGATGCGCCCACGGCCAGCCCCGGCGGCTGGATTTTCCGGGGTAAGGTGCTGGAAAACGCCCAGGGCGAGCCTGCCGATACCTGCTTTGTGGCCGTAAACGACTCCACGCTGCGTATTCACCTGCAGGAGCCTTTTATTCCGTTTCTGGGAATTCTGACCATGCCCTATGCCTATGTAGTGCCTCGGGAGGCCGTACAGCGCTACGGCAAGGATTTTCGGGAGCACCCCGTCGGCACCGGTCCGTTTGTATTTAAGGAGTGGGATGAAGGCAATGCCATTGTGTACCACCGCAACCCCAGCTACTGGAAAATGGACGCCCAGGGCCGGCAACTGCCCTACCTGGACGCCGTACAGATCAGCTTTATCCAGGACCGCAAAACCGAGTTCCTGACGTTTATGCAGGGCCGGCTTGATTTCCTGAGCGGCATCCGGGCGGGCTCCCGGGACCTGATTATGCACCCCGATGGCACCGTGCGCGAGGACTTCAAGGGCAAGTTTCAGCTGCAGAAAGTACCTTACCTCAACACGGAATACCTCGGCCTGCAGCAGGACCCCACCAACCTGCGCGGGGAGGCTGCCAACCCGGCCTTGCGCGACAAGCGTGTGCGTCAGGCCCTGAGCTACGCTATTAACCGCCCAGAGCTGCTGGCTTATTTTCTCAACAATGTGGGCGTGCCGGGCACTTCGGGTTTCGTGCCCGCCTCGTTGCCCTCCTTCAGTCAAAAGCTGGTGCCCGGCTATACCTATCAACCGGAAAAAGCCCGGGAGCTACTGCGGGCGGCTGGTTTTGGTCCCGGCAAGCCCCTGCGGCTGCGCCTGACCACCGTGGCCGAGCGCAAAGAAGTGTGCGAATACCTGCAGAAGAACTGGGCTGATGTGGGCGTGCAGGTAGAAATCGATGTCAATCAATCGGCCGCGCAGCAGGAAATGGTGGACAACGGCCGGGCGGCCTTCTTCACCAAGTCATGGCTGGGCGACTACCCCGACGCAGAAAACTACCTGGCCCTGTTCTACAGCAAAAACTTCTCGCCGGCCGGCCCCAACAAAACGCACTTCAAAAACGCCGCCTACGACAAGCTCTACGAGCAGGCCAAGCTGGAGCAGAATCTCGACAAGCGCTATGACCTCTACCGCCAGATGGACCGCATCATCGTAGAAGAATGCCCCGTCATTACCCTGTATTACGACGAAGTAGTGCGCCTTACCCAGAACAACGTGCGCGGCCTCATGCCCAACCCCATGAACCAGCTGGTGCTGGAACGGGTG carries:
- a CDS encoding ParA family protein — protein: MGKIIAVANQKGGVGKTTSSINLAASLAALEYRTLLVDADPQANATSGVGFDPKDIQNSIYECMVDGINAQDIILTTHVLPHLDLMPSHIDLVGAEVEMINLPNREERMKEALRPLADQYDFIIIDCSPSLGLITVNALTAAHSVIIPVQCEYFALEGLGKLLNTIKIIQSRLNTELEIEGILLTMYDVRLRLSNQVVEEVKLHFQQLVFDTIIPRNVKLSESPSFGIPVILHDAESKGSISYLNLAREIVEKNAVDATPEAAEDSAA
- a CDS encoding ABC transporter substrate-binding protein produces the protein MVFLLLPALAGCGGNKQTTDARRVFRYNQPEALTSLDPAFARNQANIWATTQLYNGLVELDEQLKPGPSIARGYSISPNGRQYTFTLRPNVFFHDSEVFANGKGRRVTAQDFVYSFRRLLDAPTASPGGWIFRGKVLENAQGEPADTCFVAVNDSTLRIHLQEPFIPFLGILTMPYAYVVPREAVQRYGKDFREHPVGTGPFVFKEWDEGNAIVYHRNPSYWKMDAQGRQLPYLDAVQISFIQDRKTEFLTFMQGRLDFLSGIRAGSRDLIMHPDGTVREDFKGKFQLQKVPYLNTEYLGLQQDPTNLRGEAANPALRDKRVRQALSYAINRPELLAYFLNNVGVPGTSGFVPASLPSFSQKLVPGYTYQPEKARELLRAAGFGPGKPLRLRLTTVAERKEVCEYLQKNWADVGVQVEIDVNQSAAQQEMVDNGRAAFFTKSWLGDYPDAENYLALFYSKNFSPAGPNKTHFKNAAYDKLYEQAKLEQNLDKRYDLYRQMDRIIVEECPVITLYYDEVVRLTQNNVRGLMPNPMNQLVLERVRKE